A region from the Schistocerca serialis cubense isolate TAMUIC-IGC-003099 chromosome 1, iqSchSeri2.2, whole genome shotgun sequence genome encodes:
- the LOC126455827 gene encoding uncharacterized protein LOC126455827, with protein MTTSTNKQMSDDGLAEEASAAADDLKSSTCHEKAAKTANVMECRGPEENSTGDASQLEGSESGSEPDEKIDLAASVVAGSGGTENCTEDGSVLEGSEPGKVIDLAAIVVVGSGGTENCTEDGIVLEESEPGKVIDLAASVVVGSGGTENCTEDGSVLEGSEPDEEIDLAERILEGSDRTQNCTEDGSVLEGSEPDEEIDLAASVVVGVVGQSIALTMAVVLEGSEPVKVIDLAASVVAGSARTENSTENGSVLEVSVPDQEIDLAASVVAGSGRTENCTEDGSVLEGSEPDEEIDLAERVVEGSDRTQNCTEDGSVLEGSEPDEEIDLAASVVAGSGRTENCSEDGSVLEGSEPVKVIDLAASVVAGSARTENSTENGSVLEVSVPDEEIDLAASVVAGSGRTENCSEDGSVLEGSEPVKVIDLAASVVAGSARTENSTENGSVLEVSVPDEEIDLAASVVAGSGRTENCTEDGSVLEGSEPDEEIDLAERVVEGSDRTQNCTEDGSVLEGSEPDEEIDLAASVVAGSGRTEDCTEDGRVLEGSEPVKVMDLGAIVVARSGRTEKCTEDGSVLEGSEPGKVIDLAAIVVVGSGGTENCTEDGSVLEGSEPDEEKG; from the exons ATGACAACTAGTACAAATAAACaaatgtctgatgatggcctt GCTGAAGAGGCATCCGCGGCTGCCGACGACCTGAAGAGCAGCACATGTCACGAGAAGGCTGCGAAGACTGCCAACGTCATGGAGTGCAGAGGACCAGAAGAGAATTCCACTGGGGATGCCAGTCAATTGGAAGGAAGTGAATCAG gaagtgaaccagatgagaagattgatctcgctgccagtgtagtagcaggcagtggtggaactgagaattgcactgaggatggcagtgtattggaaggaagtgaaccaggtaaggtgattgatctcgctgccattgtAGTAGTGGGCAGTGGTGGAACAGAGAACTGCACCGAGGATGGCATTGTATTGGAAGAAAGTGAACCAGgtaaggtgattgatctcgctgccagtgtagtagtgggcagtggtggaacagagaattgcactgaggatggcagtgtattggaaggaagtgaaccagatgaggagattgatctcgctgaaaGGATACTGGAGGGCAGTGATCGAAcacagaattgcactgaggatggcagtgtactggaaggaagtgaaccagatgaggagattgatctcgctgccagcgTAGTAGTAGGTGTGGTCGGACAGAGCATTGCCCttacgatggcagt tgtattggaggGAAGTGAACCAGTgaaggtgattgatctcgctgccagtgtagtagcaggcagtgctcgaacagagaatagcactgagaatggcagtgtattggaagtaagtgtaccagatcaggagattgatctcgctgccagtgtagtagcaggcagtggtcgaacagagaattgcactgaggatggcagtgtattggaaggaagtgaaccagatgaggagattgatctcgctgaaagggtagtggagggcagtgatcgaacacagaattgcactgaggatggcagtgtactggaaggaagtgaaccagatgaggagattgatctcgctgccagtgtagtagcaggcagtggtcgaacagagaattgcagtgaggatggcagtgtattggaaggaagtgaaccagttaaggtgattgatctcgctgccagtgtagtagcaggcagtgctcgaacagagaatagcactgagaatggcagtgtattggaagtaagtgtaccagatgaggagattgatctcgctgccagtgtagtagcaggcagtggtcgaacagagaattgcagtgaggatggcagtgtattggaaggaagtgaaccagttaaggtgattgatctcgctgccagtgtagtagcaggcagtgctcgaacagagaatagcactgagaatggcagtgtattggaagtaagtgtaccagatgaggagattgatctcgctgccagtgtagtagcaggcagtggtcgaacagagaattgcactgaggacggcagtgtattggaaggaagtgaaccagatgaggagattgatctcgctgaaagggtagtggagggcagtgatcgaacacagaattgcactgaggatggcagtgtactggaaggaagtgaaccagatgaggagattgatctcgctgccagtgtagtagcaggcagtggtcgaacagaggaTTGCACTGAGGACGGCagagtattggaaggaagtgaaccagttaaGGTGATGGATCTCGGTGCCATTGTAGTAGcacgcagtggtcgaacagagaaatgcaccgaggatggcagtgtattggaaggaagtgaaccaggtaaggtgattgatctcgctgccattgtagtagtgggcagtggtggaacagagaattgcactgaggatggcagtgtattggaaggcagtgaaccagatgaggagaaaggatag